The following coding sequences are from one Osmia bicornis bicornis chromosome 2, iOsmBic2.1, whole genome shotgun sequence window:
- the LOC114875763 gene encoding protein shuttle craft isoform X2 encodes MATWDGSDSKPEDQNYYTYFNENITGPAAGTWTFFPNNVNNEYLPANREYYVQNEPLFEQNDPNTSYRTNTDGWSMSSVASIYQKHVMSIVDNAEMSGNQKCFTSTIKPQQSFASNNHWKDDYNLETIETKHNLVERIKKTGNSNLHVTAEEFVPNNTELDDKRFRLQNKRSIHTTDASVKNSSETLDKHTFYNTSRHERKYNTRRNSNYKPKEGQQDNQFHKRNTYKNSYQQGKVSHKFQGNKCFTNKYYSDKSQADVKGIDENILDKDTMNNTDASSSKEFYATSLNKSELLSSMEINLNNNKRALNKRSGESSTVRDEGLQENDTKQCNNQVKEFAYYGSGSKQFHNNRRNTKKYPYNIKYNREENNFKEKRRNYQGYSRENFSKEHKSKVIKEQMCRNGEHNELRECCRDEMGLEIKEIKEKKYNYQGFNESKEYNKENKNEMFLKEKDRNKGSVFVENNEKGNEHWNNKRESSERNSVQKWGKNKKSYVDDDANQRERLADQLSRGQLECLVCCEYIKQNDYIWSCSNCYHVLHLKCIKKWAKSSQVENGWRCPACQNMSETIPENCYCFCGKTKAPEWNRRDVAHSCGEVCGRLLSKNCTHKCTLLCHPGSCPPCTAMVTKYCGCGKTLQTVQCSGHKLLLCDSICDKLLNCGKHKCERQCHHGECENCNKTVTQICYCGKNTRDVTCQSNILLTYSCETTCGKLLDCGNHTCTKLCHADACECCSLTPEKITTCCCGQTPLTEIRQTCLDPVPVCDKVCSKKLKCGQPSSPHSCKAKCHQGDCPNCDLTTDVKCRCGNMDREIACKDLTSKADDARCEKKCTKKRSCGKHKCNQLCCIEIEHVCPLVCSKTLSCGRHKCEQSCHKGRCQPCWHSSFDELYCECGAAVIYPPVPCGTRRPTCDRPCSRQHSCGHEVLHNCHSEPTCPPCTVLTQRWCHGKHELRKAVPCYVTEISCGLPCNKPISCGRHKCISTCHTGPCEKPGQQCIQPCTTPREMCGHVCAAPCHEGKCPDTPCKEMVKVTCQCGHRSMSRVCAENSKEYQRIASSILASKMTDMQLGHSINLDQVFGQGAKKQNQLKTLECNDECKTIERNRKLALGLQIANPDLSGKLMPKYSDFMKQWAKKNPQFCQMVHDKLTELVQLAKISKQKSRSYSFDCMNKDKRHFVHESCEHFGCESQAYDQEPKRNVVATAVKDKCWLPSYSLLEIVQRENGQRKVPGPMLNTLKTDGPVKSSQFLFKNFVY; translated from the exons ATGGCCACATGGGATGGTTCTGATTCTAAACCAGaggatcaaaattattatacatattttaatgaaaatattactgGTCCTGCAGCAGGAACCTGGACATTCTTTcctaataatgtaaataatgaGTATTTACCAGCTAATCGCGAATATTATGTACAAAATGAACCTTTATTTGAGCAAAATGACCCAAATACTTCCTATCGTACGAACACAGATGGTTGGTCAATGTCATCTGTAGCCAGTATTTATCAGAAACATGTAATGAGTATAGTAGATAATGCTGAAATGTCAGGCAATCAAAAATGCTTTACAAGTACTATTAAACCTCAACAAAGTTTTGCATCTAATAACCATTGGAAGGATGATTACAATTTAGAAACAATTGAAACTAAACATAATTTGGtagaaagaataaagaaaacagGTAATTCGAATCTTCATGTTACGGCTGAAGAGTTTGTGCCAAATAATACAGAACTGGATGATAAAAGATTtagattacaaaataaaagGTCTATCCATACTACGGATGCTTCTGTTAAAAATAGTAGCGAAACATTAGACAAacatacattttataatactAGTAGACACGAAAGAAAATACAATACTAGGAGAAACTCAAATTATAAACCTAAAGAAGGACAACAGGATAATCAATTTCATAAACgaaatacatataaaaattcGTATCAACAAGGAAAAGTCTCCCATAAATTTCAAGGTAATAAATGTTTTACTAACAAATACTATTCAGATAAATCACAGGCAGATGTAAAAGGTATAGATGAGAATATATTAGATAAGGATACAATGAATAATACCGATGCCTCTAGTAGTAAAGAATTTTATGCAAcaagtttaaataaaagtgAATTATTATCGagtatggaaataaatttgaataacaATAAAAGAGCATTAAACAAGAGGAGTGGTGAAAGTAGTACCGTTAGAGATGAAGGTTTACAAGAAAATGATACAAAGCAGTGTAATAATCAGGTTAAGGAATTCGCTTACTATGGTTCTGGTTCAAAGCAATTCCATAATAATCGCAGAAACACAAAGAAGTATCCgtacaatattaaatacaacagagaagaaaataattttaaagaaaagagACGGAATTATCAAGGATATAGTAGAGAAAATTTTAGTAAAGAGCATAAATCTAAAGTAATAAAGGAGCAAATGTGTAGAAACGGAGAACATAACGAGCTTCGAGAATGTTGTAGAGACGAAATGGGACttgaaataaaggaaataaaagaaaagaaatataattaccaAGGGTTTAATGAATCAAAAGAATATAACAAggaaaacaaaaatgaaatgttcttgaaagaaaaagatagaaataaaGGTTCTGTATTTGttgaaaacaatgaaaaaggaaatgaaCATTGGAATAACAAAAGAGAAAGCAGCGAAAGAAATAGTGTTCAAAAATgggggaaaaataaaaaatcttatgttg ATGACGACGCCAATCAAAGGGAGAGATTAGCGGATCAACTAAGTAGGGGGCAACTAGAATGTTTAGTATGTTGTGAATACATTAAACAGAATGATTATATTTGGTCATGCTCTAATTGTTACCACGTTCTACATTTAAAGTGTATTAAAAAATGGGCAAAATCGTCGCAAGTAG AAAATGGTTGGAGATGTCCAGCCTGTCAAAATATGAGCGAAACGATTCCTGAAAACTGTTACTGTTTTTGTGGCAAGACAAAAGCACCTGAATGGAATCGTAGGGATGTTGCACATTCTTGCGGCGAAGTTTGTGGTAGACTACTATCAAAAAATTGTACTCACAAATGCACGCTTCTGTGTCATCCAGGCTCTTGTCCACCGTGTACAGCAATGGTAACAAAGTATTGTGGTTGCGGTAAAACATTGCAAACAGTCCAGTGCAGCGGCCATAAATTATTGCTCTGTGATTCTATATGTGATAAACTCTTAAATTGTGGTAAGCACAAATGTGAAAGACAATGCCACCATGGAGAATgtgaaaattgtaataaaacagTAACGCAAA tatGTTATTGCGGTAAAAATACAAGAGATGTTACATGTCAGAGCAATATTTTGCTTACATATTCTTGCGAGACTACTTGTGGTAAATTATTAGATTGTGGTAATCATACTTGTACAAAGTTATGCCATGCTGATGCTTGCGAGTGTTGTTCTTTAACTCCGGAAAAAATTACAACTTGTTGCTGCGGACAGACGCCATTAACAGAAATAAGACAAACTTGCTTAGACCCAGTTCCAGTATGTGATAAAGTTTGTTCCAAAAAACTAAAGTGTGGACAACCTA GTAGTCCTCATAGCTGTAAAGCAAAATGTCATCAAGGGGATTGCCCTAACTGCGACTTAACTACCGATGTTAAGTGTCGTTGCGGAAATATGGACAGAGAAATAGCTTGTAAAGATTTAACATCGAAAGCTGATGACGCTCGATGTGAGAAGAAGTGCACAAAAAAACGTTCTTGCGGAAAGCATAAATGTAATCAGTTATGTTGTATAGAAATAGAACATGTCTGTCCATTGGTGTGTTCTAAAACCTTAAGTTGCGGTAGACATAAATGTGAACAAAGTTGTCATAAAG GGAGATGTCAACCTTGTTGGCACAGTAGTTTTGATGAATTATACTGTGAATGCGGAGCTGCTGTTATATATCCTCCTGTTCCTTGTGGTACGAGAAGACCTACTTGCGATAGGCCCTGTTCTCGTCAACACTCTTGTGGCCACGAAGTACTACATAATTGTCACAGTGAACCAACCTGCCCTCCTTGCACTGTTCTTACTCAGAGATGGTGTCACGGTAAACACGAACTTCGAAAAGCTGTTCCATGTTATGTTACTGAAATTTCATGTGGTTTACCATGTAATAAACCTATATCGTGCGGTCGGCATAAATGTATCAGTACTTGTCATACGGGCCCATGTGAAAAACCAGGACAACAATGTATTCAACCTTGCACTACTCCAAGGGAAATGTGCGGACATGTTTGTGCAGCTCCGTGTCATGAGGGTAAATGTCCAGACACTCCGTGTAAGGAGATGGTAAAG GTGACATGTCAATGTGGACATAGATCTATGTCCCGTGTGTGTGCTGAAAATTCTAAAGAATATCAGAGAATAGCAAGCAGTATATTAGCTAGTAAAATGACTGATATGCAGTTGGGTCATTCTATTAATTTGGACCAAGTATTTGGCCAAGGTGCAAAGAAGCAAAATCAGTTGAAAACTTTAGAGTGCAACGATGAATGTAAAACGATAGAACGTAATAGAAAACTGGCGCTAGGTTTGCAAATAGCGAATCCAGATTTAAGCGGAAAATTAATGCCTAAATATAGTGATTTCATGAAACAGTGGGCTAAGAAAAATCCGCAGTTTTGTCAAATGGTTCATGATAAATTAACCGAATTGGTTCAATTAGCGAAAATTTCCAAACAGAAGTCTCGTAGTTATTCTTTTGATTGTATGAACAAAGATAAGCGTCATTTTGTTCATGAATCTTGTGAACATTTTGGCTGTGAAAGTCAAGCATATGATCAAGAACCAAAAAGAAATGTTGTAGCTACTGCTGTAAAGGATAAG TGTTGGTTACCGAGCTATAGTTTATTAGAAATCGTGCAGCGAGAAAATGGTCAAAGAAAAGTTCCAGGTCCGATGCTGAATACCTTAAAAACCGATGGACCTGTAAA GTCATcacaatttttgtttaaaaattttgtttattag
- the LOC114875763 gene encoding protein shuttle craft isoform X1: MATWDGSDSKPEDQNYYTYFNENITGPAAGTWTFFPNNVNNEYLPANREYYVQNEPLFEQNDPNTSYRTNTDGWSMSSVASIYQKHVMSIVDNAEMSGNQKCFTSTIKPQQSFASNNHWKDDYNLETIETKHNLVERIKKTGNSNLHVTAEEFVPNNTELDDKRFRLQNKRSIHTTDASVKNSSETLDKHTFYNTSRHERKYNTRRNSNYKPKEGQQDNQFHKRNTYKNSYQQGKVSHKFQGNKCFTNKYYSDKSQADVKGIDENILDKDTMNNTDASSSKEFYATSLNKSELLSSMEINLNNNKRALNKRSGESSTVRDEGLQENDTKQCNNQVKEFAYYGSGSKQFHNNRRNTKKYPYNIKYNREENNFKEKRRNYQGYSRENFSKEHKSKVIKEQMCRNGEHNELRECCRDEMGLEIKEIKEKKYNYQGFNESKEYNKENKNEMFLKEKDRNKGSVFVENNEKGNEHWNNKRESSERNSVQKWGKNKKSYVDDDANQRERLADQLSRGQLECLVCCEYIKQNDYIWSCSNCYHVLHLKCIKKWAKSSQVENGWRCPACQNMSETIPENCYCFCGKTKAPEWNRRDVAHSCGEVCGRLLSKNCTHKCTLLCHPGSCPPCTAMVTKYCGCGKTLQTVQCSGHKLLLCDSICDKLLNCGKHKCERQCHHGECENCNKTVTQICYCGKNTRDVTCQSNILLTYSCETTCGKLLDCGNHTCTKLCHADACECCSLTPEKITTCCCGQTPLTEIRQTCLDPVPVCDKVCSKKLKCGQPSSPHSCKAKCHQGDCPNCDLTTDVKCRCGNMDREIACKDLTSKADDARCEKKCTKKRSCGKHKCNQLCCIEIEHVCPLVCSKTLSCGRHKCEQSCHKGRCQPCWHSSFDELYCECGAAVIYPPVPCGTRRPTCDRPCSRQHSCGHEVLHNCHSEPTCPPCTVLTQRWCHGKHELRKAVPCYVTEISCGLPCNKPISCGRHKCISTCHTGPCEKPGQQCIQPCTTPREMCGHVCAAPCHEGKCPDTPCKEMVKVTCQCGHRSMSRVCAENSKEYQRIASSILASKMTDMQLGHSINLDQVFGQGAKKQNQLKTLECNDECKTIERNRKLALGLQIANPDLSGKLMPKYSDFMKQWAKKNPQFCQMVHDKLTELVQLAKISKQKSRSYSFDCMNKDKRHFVHESCEHFGCESQAYDQEPKRNVVATAVKDKCWLPSYSLLEIVQRENGQRKVPGPMLNTLKTDGPVKTILSLPTQRSQKTEIQSTAKTAEPEIDYFDYHG, encoded by the exons ATGGCCACATGGGATGGTTCTGATTCTAAACCAGaggatcaaaattattatacatattttaatgaaaatattactgGTCCTGCAGCAGGAACCTGGACATTCTTTcctaataatgtaaataatgaGTATTTACCAGCTAATCGCGAATATTATGTACAAAATGAACCTTTATTTGAGCAAAATGACCCAAATACTTCCTATCGTACGAACACAGATGGTTGGTCAATGTCATCTGTAGCCAGTATTTATCAGAAACATGTAATGAGTATAGTAGATAATGCTGAAATGTCAGGCAATCAAAAATGCTTTACAAGTACTATTAAACCTCAACAAAGTTTTGCATCTAATAACCATTGGAAGGATGATTACAATTTAGAAACAATTGAAACTAAACATAATTTGGtagaaagaataaagaaaacagGTAATTCGAATCTTCATGTTACGGCTGAAGAGTTTGTGCCAAATAATACAGAACTGGATGATAAAAGATTtagattacaaaataaaagGTCTATCCATACTACGGATGCTTCTGTTAAAAATAGTAGCGAAACATTAGACAAacatacattttataatactAGTAGACACGAAAGAAAATACAATACTAGGAGAAACTCAAATTATAAACCTAAAGAAGGACAACAGGATAATCAATTTCATAAACgaaatacatataaaaattcGTATCAACAAGGAAAAGTCTCCCATAAATTTCAAGGTAATAAATGTTTTACTAACAAATACTATTCAGATAAATCACAGGCAGATGTAAAAGGTATAGATGAGAATATATTAGATAAGGATACAATGAATAATACCGATGCCTCTAGTAGTAAAGAATTTTATGCAAcaagtttaaataaaagtgAATTATTATCGagtatggaaataaatttgaataacaATAAAAGAGCATTAAACAAGAGGAGTGGTGAAAGTAGTACCGTTAGAGATGAAGGTTTACAAGAAAATGATACAAAGCAGTGTAATAATCAGGTTAAGGAATTCGCTTACTATGGTTCTGGTTCAAAGCAATTCCATAATAATCGCAGAAACACAAAGAAGTATCCgtacaatattaaatacaacagagaagaaaataattttaaagaaaagagACGGAATTATCAAGGATATAGTAGAGAAAATTTTAGTAAAGAGCATAAATCTAAAGTAATAAAGGAGCAAATGTGTAGAAACGGAGAACATAACGAGCTTCGAGAATGTTGTAGAGACGAAATGGGACttgaaataaaggaaataaaagaaaagaaatataattaccaAGGGTTTAATGAATCAAAAGAATATAACAAggaaaacaaaaatgaaatgttcttgaaagaaaaagatagaaataaaGGTTCTGTATTTGttgaaaacaatgaaaaaggaaatgaaCATTGGAATAACAAAAGAGAAAGCAGCGAAAGAAATAGTGTTCAAAAATgggggaaaaataaaaaatcttatgttg ATGACGACGCCAATCAAAGGGAGAGATTAGCGGATCAACTAAGTAGGGGGCAACTAGAATGTTTAGTATGTTGTGAATACATTAAACAGAATGATTATATTTGGTCATGCTCTAATTGTTACCACGTTCTACATTTAAAGTGTATTAAAAAATGGGCAAAATCGTCGCAAGTAG AAAATGGTTGGAGATGTCCAGCCTGTCAAAATATGAGCGAAACGATTCCTGAAAACTGTTACTGTTTTTGTGGCAAGACAAAAGCACCTGAATGGAATCGTAGGGATGTTGCACATTCTTGCGGCGAAGTTTGTGGTAGACTACTATCAAAAAATTGTACTCACAAATGCACGCTTCTGTGTCATCCAGGCTCTTGTCCACCGTGTACAGCAATGGTAACAAAGTATTGTGGTTGCGGTAAAACATTGCAAACAGTCCAGTGCAGCGGCCATAAATTATTGCTCTGTGATTCTATATGTGATAAACTCTTAAATTGTGGTAAGCACAAATGTGAAAGACAATGCCACCATGGAGAATgtgaaaattgtaataaaacagTAACGCAAA tatGTTATTGCGGTAAAAATACAAGAGATGTTACATGTCAGAGCAATATTTTGCTTACATATTCTTGCGAGACTACTTGTGGTAAATTATTAGATTGTGGTAATCATACTTGTACAAAGTTATGCCATGCTGATGCTTGCGAGTGTTGTTCTTTAACTCCGGAAAAAATTACAACTTGTTGCTGCGGACAGACGCCATTAACAGAAATAAGACAAACTTGCTTAGACCCAGTTCCAGTATGTGATAAAGTTTGTTCCAAAAAACTAAAGTGTGGACAACCTA GTAGTCCTCATAGCTGTAAAGCAAAATGTCATCAAGGGGATTGCCCTAACTGCGACTTAACTACCGATGTTAAGTGTCGTTGCGGAAATATGGACAGAGAAATAGCTTGTAAAGATTTAACATCGAAAGCTGATGACGCTCGATGTGAGAAGAAGTGCACAAAAAAACGTTCTTGCGGAAAGCATAAATGTAATCAGTTATGTTGTATAGAAATAGAACATGTCTGTCCATTGGTGTGTTCTAAAACCTTAAGTTGCGGTAGACATAAATGTGAACAAAGTTGTCATAAAG GGAGATGTCAACCTTGTTGGCACAGTAGTTTTGATGAATTATACTGTGAATGCGGAGCTGCTGTTATATATCCTCCTGTTCCTTGTGGTACGAGAAGACCTACTTGCGATAGGCCCTGTTCTCGTCAACACTCTTGTGGCCACGAAGTACTACATAATTGTCACAGTGAACCAACCTGCCCTCCTTGCACTGTTCTTACTCAGAGATGGTGTCACGGTAAACACGAACTTCGAAAAGCTGTTCCATGTTATGTTACTGAAATTTCATGTGGTTTACCATGTAATAAACCTATATCGTGCGGTCGGCATAAATGTATCAGTACTTGTCATACGGGCCCATGTGAAAAACCAGGACAACAATGTATTCAACCTTGCACTACTCCAAGGGAAATGTGCGGACATGTTTGTGCAGCTCCGTGTCATGAGGGTAAATGTCCAGACACTCCGTGTAAGGAGATGGTAAAG GTGACATGTCAATGTGGACATAGATCTATGTCCCGTGTGTGTGCTGAAAATTCTAAAGAATATCAGAGAATAGCAAGCAGTATATTAGCTAGTAAAATGACTGATATGCAGTTGGGTCATTCTATTAATTTGGACCAAGTATTTGGCCAAGGTGCAAAGAAGCAAAATCAGTTGAAAACTTTAGAGTGCAACGATGAATGTAAAACGATAGAACGTAATAGAAAACTGGCGCTAGGTTTGCAAATAGCGAATCCAGATTTAAGCGGAAAATTAATGCCTAAATATAGTGATTTCATGAAACAGTGGGCTAAGAAAAATCCGCAGTTTTGTCAAATGGTTCATGATAAATTAACCGAATTGGTTCAATTAGCGAAAATTTCCAAACAGAAGTCTCGTAGTTATTCTTTTGATTGTATGAACAAAGATAAGCGTCATTTTGTTCATGAATCTTGTGAACATTTTGGCTGTGAAAGTCAAGCATATGATCAAGAACCAAAAAGAAATGTTGTAGCTACTGCTGTAAAGGATAAG TGTTGGTTACCGAGCTATAGTTTATTAGAAATCGTGCAGCGAGAAAATGGTCAAAGAAAAGTTCCAGGTCCGATGCTGAATACCTTAAAAACCGATGGACCTGTAAA gACAATATTATCACTGCCTACACAGAGGAGCCAAAAAACAGAAATACAGTCAACCGCGAAGACAGCTGAACCAGAAATAGATTACTTTGATTATCATggttaa